The proteins below come from a single Zea mays cultivar B73 chromosome 8, Zm-B73-REFERENCE-NAM-5.0, whole genome shotgun sequence genomic window:
- the LOC100502119 gene encoding uncharacterized protein LOC100502119 — translation MDGGKGSGIGGNDGKSGDGKTGGSAVKGGGSYSGGGAGSGNSGVGVAGHGDGAEKSGSGRDGMMKAPGGGGYILRSDFEANPKEFFQGLHQGGGKK, via the coding sequence ATGGACGGCGGCAAGGGGAGCGGGATTGGTGGCAATGATGGCAAGAGCGGCGATGGCAAGACCGGCGGCAGCGCTGTCAAGGgaggaggctcctactccggggGAGGCGCGGGCTCGGGCAACTCAGGTGTCGGAGTTGCGGGGCATGGTGATGGTGCTGAGAAGTCGGGCTCCGGCCGCGACGGCATGATGAAggctcccggcggcggcggctacaTCCTCCGCTCCGACTTCGAGGCCAACCCGAAAGAGTTCTTCCAGGGCCTCCACCAGGGAGGAGGCAAAAAGTAG